One Tetrapisispora phaffii CBS 4417 chromosome 2, complete genome genomic region harbors:
- the VAM6 gene encoding Vam6p (similar to Saccharomyces cerevisiae VAM6 (YDL077C); ancestral locus Anc_4.274): MLTAKRIDTFNIKSIYASLSLPEVSKLIIVNSHNDVLVYHKNQDIFKHLQTYPNLIKHLHTDESRIYDLKYSHSISTIFAQCDKTIILLNSSNLSQYDYIFEKRGIEQTWVFNIRHTHTTDDYKTILLYSTKTKPTLRALIWEGTTYKKMIDVPLFHKSEKALSALAIQEGILISTKHGIYLWKHDVDKLIKIDKITKRTAPDDMMVALNNFKNICEKESQGNNPRDIVSNKSISSKASEYTFNKSRPSSQTFRKVSGYFWQQQKFRHDHSNDNIRYIFKPSEKENPIIFDFISRNILELHTGDDNQHFLVFSDCNCFNSLNEDYFSVKHIDLNVVLLYNEHSVKFIEYEQGFPFLNMTVDDEIKDILLLEGPYFVMITKSDDVHLYHYQVDDSFEQHILVKEFDFNTNKDKELNQLWRNVLFYKYFLSSTYSLDICVSSDPEHSLDLCAMKLRDLTVVLCLRVFERYQYYLKSIEYNEDVIEKSYNIQRIIVENIFKLFITYWAPPHLVLLKTLPNVILAYVMDHLKHYDDDIDAEYYSLPDAYTNMVLPKLILHCYVPYLIEIRRHIKNIKISKFEGNVTWKIFGRKINQTIDFFLVDDDEDTSIVDLLTLLDTSLFEIYFNYNKALIGPFLRVENYAKENVVISQLKKNNMFQELIDCYFQSGKHKEALNFLKTLYLSLSSTDEQEIKDGILLLIIGYLRNVPNDFIELIFDYTKWVLDIYHDKESVIILVFMQDTLVSKGRDYQKVYNFIKSFDAELAVSYLEFTISSFQLTNATLQSILIKAYIANLSDAHIRKKFNSLLKSSMIYEPKFVLKILDDSIREGQNMDIDNLNYLQFLKIYPLYKLREDNLSVSIVYNKLHNYAEASKYCLRIYREDMERGQSVILYFLQQILKLPASDINENEDVLYFLKEFGSKLNTKTILKLMPPNTNIKIICDYLLNTIETTSLKVGDSNLERSLLQLELINTTNTLNVIFSENYLIKETDICSVCDKKFPLSSNDSVSLVNIYGKSKIVHTTCAKVIETHNSKSKVNIPKLITVGDYKDGQN, translated from the coding sequence ATGTTGACTGCTAAAAGAATTGACACGTTCAATATCAAGTCTATTTATGCCTCCTTGTCATTGCCTGAGGtttcaaaattgataattgtTAATTCTCATAATGATGTTCTGGTTTACCATAAAAATCAggatatatttaaacatcTTCAGACATACCCAAATCTAATTAAACACCTGCATACTGATGAATCACGTATATACGACTTAAAATATTCCCATAGTATATCCACGATATTTGCACAATGTGACAAAACAATCATATTGTTAAATAGTAGTAATCTTTCTCAATATGATTACATATTCGAAAAGAGAGGAATTGAACAGACATGGGTTTTTAATATAAGACATACACATACTACTGATGACTACAAAACCATTTTACTCTATTCAACAAAAACGAAGCCAACTTTAAGAGCATTAATATGGGAAGGTACCacttataaaaaaatgatagaTGTACCTTTGTTCCATAAAAGTGAAAAAGCCTTATCTGCATTGGCTATCCAGGAAggaattttaatatctaCTAAACATGGAATATATTTGTGGAAGCATGATGTGGACaagttaataaaaatagataaaattacaaaaagaaCTGCTCCAGATGATATGATGGTTGCATTaaataactttaaaaatatttgtgaGAAGGAATCTCAGGGCAATAATCCAAGAGATATAGTgtcaaataaatcaatcAGTAGTAAGGCGTCAGAATACACTTTTAACAAATCAAGGCCATCATCCCAAACCTTTCGCAAAGTTTCTGGCTATTTTTGGCAACAACAAAAGTTCCGTCATGATCATtctaatgataatattaggtatatattcaaaccttctgaaaaagaaaatccAATTATATTTGACTTCATTTCCcgaaatattttagaacTACATACAGGAGACGACAATCAACACTTTTTGGTTTTCTCTGATTGCAATTGCTTTAATAGCTTAAACGAAGATTATTTTTCAGTGAAACATATAGATCTTAATGTTGTGCTTTTATATAATGAGCATAGTGTTAAATTTATAGAATATGAACAGGGATTTCCTTTCCTAAATATGACGGTagatgatgaaattaaagacATTTTACTTTTGGAAGGGCCATATTTTGTAATGATAACTAAATCGGATGATGTTCActtatatcattatcaagTAGATGATTCATTTGAACAGCACATTTTAGTGaaagaatttgattttaatacGAATAAGGATAAAGAACTTAACCAACTTTGGCGcaatgttttattttacaaataCTTTTTATCTTCTACTTACTCGTTAGATATATGCGTTTCTTCAGATCCTGAACATTCCTTGGACTTATGCGCAATGAAGCTCAGAGATTTAACGGTAGTATTATGCCTAAGGGTATTTGAAAGGtatcaatattatcttAAAagtattgaatataatgaagATGTGATAGAGAAAtcttataatattcaaagaataattgtcgaaaatattttcaagtTATTTATTACTTACTGGGCGCCACCACATTTGGTGTTACTCAAAACTTTACCCAATGTAATCTTAGCCTATGTTATGGATCATTTGAAACattatgatgatgatatcGATGCAGAATACTACTCTTTACCTGATGCTTATACAAATATGGTACTGcctaaattaattttgcaTTGTTATGTTCCATATTTAATAGAAATTAGGCGacatattaaaaatatcaagatTTCCAAATTCGAAGGCAACGTAACGTGGAAAATATTTGGcagaaaaattaatcaaaCTATCGACTTTTTCTTagttgatgatgatgaagatacAAGCATCGTTGATTTACTGACATTATTAGACACTTcgttatttgaaatttattttaactATAACAAAGCACTAATTGGTCCATTTTTGAGAGTTGAAAACTATGCGAAGGAAAATGTTGTTATATcacaattgaagaaaaataatatgttCCAAGAATTGATTGATTGTTACTTTCAGTCAGGTAAGCATAAAGAagctttaaattttttaaagacattatatttatctcTCTCTTCCACTGATGAACAAGAGATCAAAGATGGTATTCTACTACTTATTATTGGATATTTGCGGAATGTTccaaatgattttattgaGCTAATATTTGATTACACTAAATGGGTATTAGATATTTATCATGACAAGGAATCTGTAATAATTTTGGTTTTTATGCAAGATACTTTAGTTTCAAAAGGGAGAGATTACCAAAAAGTgtataatttcattaagaGCTTTGATGCAGAGCTTGCAGTTTCATATTTGGAATTTACTATTAGTTCATTTCAGTTAACAAACGCTACTCTTCAAagtatattaattaaagcTTATATTGCAAATTTATCTGATGCACAtataagaaagaaatttaactctttattaaaatcatccATGATATATGAACCAAAATTTGTGCTAAAAATTCTAGATGATAGCATAAGAGAAGGACAAAATATGGATATCGATAATCTTAATTACTTACAATTCTTAAAAATCTATCCGTTGTACAAATTAAGAgaagataatttatcagtttcaattgtttataaTAAGCTACACAACTATGCAGAGGCTTCAAAGTACTGTCTTAGAATATATCGAGAGGATATGGAAAGAGGTCAATCTGTCATACTTTATTTCTTACAGCAAATATTGAAGCTGCCTGCTAGTGATATTAACGAGAACGAAGATGTGCTTTATTTTCTGAAGGAATTTGGTTCAAAGTTGAACACTAAAACCATTCTTAAATTGATGCCGCCAAACACAAacatcaaaataatatgtgattatttattgaacACTATTGAAACAACATCTTTGAAAGTTGGAGATAGTAATTTGGAGAGAAGTTTACTCCAACTTGAATTAATCAACACTACTAATACTTTAAACGTTATATTTTCTGAAAATTATCTTATTAAAGAAACAGATATATGCAGTGTTTGTGATAAAAAGTTCCCTTTGTCATCGAACGATTCTGTATCTTTAGTAAACATATATGgtaaatcaaaaatagtACATACAACCTGTGCTAAAGTTATTGAAACTCATAATTCTAAATCCAAAGTTAATATTCCCAAGCTTATCACAGTAGGTGATTACAAAGATGGCCAAAACTAA
- the BLS1 gene encoding Bls1p (similar to Saccharomyces cerevisiae YLR408C; ancestral locus Anc_4.273): protein MANKVQLETLFNKLLKLPDDTEISKILKEIEDNDNYITSIQLQTLMNIHDKSFKEKYHNQLEQLYNKYKNKNYTSDAGLHNDAAIIDRDIRILEETMKLLKENSSEHKKHIRSITKNGIASD from the coding sequence ATGGCTAATAAAGTTCAGTTAGAAAcattgtttaataaattattaaaattgcCAGATGATAcagaaatttcaaaaatattgaagGAGATTGAGGATAATGATAACTATATAACTTCTATACAACTTCAAACTCTCATGAATATACATGATAAAAGTTTTAAAGAGAAATATCATAACCAATTGGAACAactttataataaatataagaataaGAATTATACTTCTGATGCTGGTTTGCACAATGATGCTGCTATAATAGACCGAGATATACGTATATTGGAGGAAACTATGAAATTACTGAAAGAGAATTCATCAGAGCATAAAAAACACATACGATCTATTACTAAAAATGGAATAGCTAGTGATTAG
- the RXT3 gene encoding Rxt3p (similar to Saccharomyces cerevisiae RXT3 (YDL076C); ancestral locus Anc_4.271), with amino-acid sequence MDTNDEYKRNQFQIYNLQETILNSTKSAKHQLSSNSTNKENVLLDEIDEQNDDIVVDSTSVLKFVAEKYPRQENVICSMYYHPFRTGVLNEKRYFDNQLLFPYNIDQLGTPAPFLPPLGDAKINSLITIHILYEDLTNKFNMNPRLDNNELWGCQIYTDDSDPILVLKHSGVLRDTTKTTDSHRDPALLNRTPGNLRNTDDVTDSHSLLNNKDDIPYDIEMTILILPCLRVYSSVKRFGLTSRQWGEDLSSLSNTSEYENEGSPSLPELEYSTAAQQPLSMTATHDGLSYSIYSIKVVPRKTNEETTKSATINEKELPIVSKIGSNWFNQN; translated from the coding sequence ATGGATACAAACGATGAGTACAAGAGAAATCAATTtcagatatataatttacaGGAAACAATATTGAACTCGACCAAAAGTGCAAAACATCAATTATCTAGTAATAGTacaaataaagaaaatgtaCTCTTAGATGAGATCGATGAACAGAATGATGATATTGTCGTTGATTCAACTTCTGTGCTTAAATTTGTAGCGGAAAAGTATCCTAGGCAAGAAAACGTAATATGTTCTATGTATTATCACCCATTCCGCACTGGTGTtcttaatgaaaaaagatattttgataACCAACTACTGTTTCCTTATAATATAGACCAATTAGGGACACCGGCACCATTTCTACCACCTTTGGGAGATGCAAAGATTAACAGCTTGATAACAATCCATATATTATACGAGGACCTgacaaataaatttaatatgaACCCAAGATtggataataatgaattgtGGGGTTGCCAAATATATACAGATGATTCAGACCCTATCTTAGTTTTAAAGCATTCCGGTGTATTAAGAGACACGACTAAGACCACCGATTCACATAGAGACCCGGCTTTATTAAATAGAACTCCAGGTAATTTAAGAAATACTGATGATGTTACAGATTCTCAttctttattgaataataaagatgaCATTCCATATGATATTGAGATGACAATACTGATTCTACCATGTTTACGGGTATATTCAAGTGTAAAACGATTTGGATTAACTTCACGTCAATGGGGCGAGGATTTAAGTTCGTTAAGCAATACTTCAGaatatgaaaatgaagGCTCACCCTCCTTACCAGAGTTAGAATATTCTACAGCAGCACAACAACCACTTTCAATGACAGCCACTCATGATGGTCTGAGctattcaatttattcaattaaagTAGTTCCTAGAAAAACAAATGAAGAAACTACCAAGTCAGCAACAATcaatgaaaaagaattacCAATTGTATCGAAGATTGGGTCTAACTGGTTTAACCAAAACTAA
- the DUS4 gene encoding tRNA dihydrouridine synthase (similar to Saccharomyces cerevisiae DUS4 (YLR405W); ancestral locus Anc_4.269) yields METKKKVVIPRPKPLTSENDPLHIIKTRMVTHNRPATIAGPMVRYSKLPFRQICRDYNADIVYSPMILAREFVRNEHARQADFSRNSSDTPLIVQVGVNNVTDLLKFCEMVAPYCDGIGINCGCPIKEQIREGIGCALIYNPDLLSSMVRTVKEKYKDTLRLETKIRIHDDLDTTVELCRRVCDAGADWITIHGRTRRTRSSQPVNLDAIKYIISKIKDKNIPVVANGDCFQLSDVTRIADYTGANAVMAVRGLLENPALFSGYGRCPWGCIERFWYRTIEYTCLPFQLTQHHLFCMLENMQLSKSLLKELMSTKSLPEMLDWFEDNFELKRYGEKGFGERVEIPYIKIE; encoded by the coding sequence AtggaaacaaaaaaaaaagtgGTGATTCCGAGACCTAAACCTCTTACCTCAGAAAATGATCCATTGCatataattaaaacaaGAATGGTAACACATAATAGACCGGCAACAATAGCGGGACCCATGGTAAGATATTCTAAGTTACCATTTCGTCAAATCTGTCGTGACTATAACGCCGATATCGTATATTCACCAATGATATTAGCTCGTGAGTTTGTGAGGAATGAACATGCTAGGCAGGCTGATTTTTCAAGGAATTCTTCAGACACACCATTAATTGTTCAAGTTGGTGTCAACAATGTTACCGATTTGCTTAAATTTTGTGAAATGGTGGCTCCTTATTGTGACGGTATAGGTATAAATTGTGGCTGTCCTATTAAAGAGCAAATAAGAGAAGGTATTGGTTGCGCTTTGATTTATAATCCTGATTTGCTCTCATCAATGGTGAGAACtgtcaaagaaaaatataaggACACATTAAGGTTGGAAACCAAAATCAGAATCCACGATGACTTAGATACGACGGTAGAGCTATGTCGGAGAGTCTGTGATGCTGGTGCTGATTGGATCACTATTCATGgaagaacaagaagaacAAGATCATCTCAACCGGTCAATTTGGATgcaatcaaatatataatatcgAAGATTAAAGATAAGAATATACCGGTCGTGGCAAATGGAGACTGTTTCCAGTTAAGCGACGTTACCAGAATTGCTGATTATACGGGCGCAAATGCTGTAATGGCTGTAAGGGGATTATTAGAAAACCCAGCCTTGTTTAGTGGGTATGGAAGATGCCCATGGGGGTGCATTGAACGATTTTGGTATAGAACCATCGAATATACCTGTTTACCATTCCAACTGACCCAACACCATCTGTTTTGCATGTTAGAAAATATGCAACTATCAAAGTCATTACTTAAAGAATTAATGTCTACGAAAAGTTTACCTGAAATGTTGGATTGGTTTGAGGATAATTTTGAGTTGAAGAGATATGGTGAAAAAGGATTCGGAGAACGTGTCGAAATACCATACATTAAGATAGAATGA
- the BRE1 gene encoding E3 ubiquitin-protein ligase BRE1 (similar to Saccharomyces cerevisiae BRE1 (YDL074C); ancestral locus Anc_4.268), producing MPTEPPSKKVKLDLSDPDEPLTRRDVIAFQKEALYRCMNQYKQQLGCLREQYDLAKLENSNISTRLAESLSILSTIALSLKDNCDSVSEKELFDKLFSNDILGIFESSDALSKLFIKYYGTAKNSDQATIDIKLEIKNLNKIKNELLVKNENLTKEINAVKKYYQNEIRKYDREDSLTVKRVFQKEVDESENSIKETTSDNNVEQNETPLKDQTLTKTEKDLEGASNEKLINEIKIENYDQEILSLKKVIENLENTKKQNEQELVTLRIQLSQKNQGTNQLQDENLIQRLDKLTSENIKLSKINDEFLKKFQSLNESMEIYNGTLTKEFESAQDTLKKHNASLEKDLVRIRSARDDLLSKNMILEAQTSKSAMITNLESTLSILKTQWDKIEIRNSNSTGLPQDALLNELQDLETAFKEISNTINIKYTEYLNTENVISKLTVEKTKADQKYFAVMRSKDSILIENKNLSKSLQKSYELISQLKEADKLYQQKIENLNKQLELSQNNEKSLLNNMKDEVMKQNNLSSEISQQKKINLNLQEENSKHISLYTTLQGELDAEVTAKNNLASKIKHLEDQNLKLQKSLLSNGSGDSSGLAEELDNFRSLVYCTLCSKNWKSTAIKTCGHVFCDDCCKERLSSRMRKCPTCNKAFSSNDLLSIHL from the coding sequence atgcCTACGGAACCGCCTTCAAAGAAAGTTAAGCTTGATTTAAGTGATCCTGACGAGCCTCTTACAAGGAGGGATGTAATTGCTTTTCAAAAGGAAGCTCTTTATAGGTGTATGAACCAATATAAACAGCAATTAGGATGTTTGAGAGAACAATACGATTTAGCCAAATTGGAAAACTCAAATATATCTACCCGTTTAGCTGAGAGCCTTTCTATTTTATCTACAATAGCCCTTTCATTAAAGGACAATTGCGATTCTGTCTCAGAGAAGGAACTTTTTGATAAACTTTTCAGCAATGATATTTTAggaatttttgaatcaaGCGATGCTTTATCGAaactttttataaaatattatggTACTGCCAAAAATTCCGATCAAGCTACTATAGATATTAAGCTAGagattaaaaatttaaacaaaattaaaaatgaactGCTAgtgaaaaatgaaaatttaactAAAGAGATTAATGCTGTGAAAAAGTATTAccaaaatgaaattagaaaatacGATAGAGAAGATTCATTAACTGTTAAAAGGGTTTTCCAAAAAGAGGTTGACGAATCTGAAAATTCTATTAAGGAAACTACTTCTGATAACAATGTTGAACAAAATGAGACTCCTCTGAAAGATCAGACTTTAACGAAAACTGAAAAAGATTTAGAAGGGGCATCAAATGAGAAActtattaatgaaatcaaaatagaaaattatgatcaagaaattttatctttaaagaaagttatagaaaatttagaaaatacTAAAAAGCAAAACGAACAGGAGTTGGTTACTTTAAGAATCCAATTGTCACAAAAAAATCAAGGAACTAACCAACTTCAGGATGAGAATTTAATCCAAAGATTAGATAAATTAACTTCTGAGAACATAAAGCTatctaaaattaatgatgaatttttaaagaaatttcaATCTTTGAATGAGAGTAtggaaatatataatggCACATTAacaaaagaatttgaatcTGCTCAAGATACTCTGAAAAAACATAATGCATCGTTGGAAAAAGATTTAGTTAGAATTAGATCGGCTCGtgatgatttattaagtAAAAACATGATCTTAGAAGCCCAAACATCTAAATCCGCGATGATAACTAATTTGGAAAGCACCTTgtcaattttgaaaacacAGTGGgataaaatagaaataaGAAATTCCAACTCTACTGGTTTACCACAAGATGCTTTACTAAATGAATTACAAGATTTAGAAACTGCATTCAAGGAGATATCCAATACGATAAACATTAAATATAcagaatatttgaatactGAAAATGTAATCTCAAAGTTAACTGTAGAAAAGACTAAAGCtgatcaaaaatattttgcaGTAATGAGGTCAAAAGATTCTATactaattgaaaataaaaacttaTCAAAAAGTTTGCAAAAAAGCTATGAATTGATTTCACAATTGAAAGAAGCCGATAAACTTTATcaacaaaaaattgaaaatttaaataaacagTTAGAATTATCACaaaacaatgaaaaatctttattgaataatatgAAGGATGAAGTAATGAAGCAAAATAATCTTTCTTCCGAGATTTCTCAACAAAAGAAGATTAATCTAAATCtacaagaagaaaattctAAGCatatatctttatatacCACACTTCAAGGTGAATTAGATGCCGAGGTAACCgccaaaaataatttggCTTCCAAGATCAAACATTTAGAAGATCAAAACTTAAAGCTCCAGAAATCTCTACTATCAAATGGTAGTGGTGATTCTTCCGGTTTAGCAGAAGAACTGGATAACTTTCGTTCGCTAGTGTATTGTACTCTATGTTCtaaaaattggaaaagtACTGCAATTAAAACCTGTGGCCACGTCTTTTGTGATGATTGTTGTAAGGAACGTTTATCCTCAAGAATGAGGAAGTGTCCAACTTGTAATAAAGCGTTTAGTTCgaatgatttattatcaattcaTCTATAG
- the TPHA0B02140 gene encoding uncharacterized protein (similar to Saccharomyces cerevisiae SFP1 (YLR403W); ancestral locus Anc_4.265) produces the protein MNSQFEISQDVIPHNINIDKIRRDSIIHSAGVGGVSWGTRRISTWLRNESVFHATLNEAVLKNNQHKSISLNKRNSLIDINGNRVSLHDYNDTNLEFEKQFCKDYSCCGLSLPNLHDLLSHYKENHINLDDEAYYNKNSQNQKYSSHDQSLSFNQIPLNYYDHTNVIDSISTNEIFLDMDTKNGEGPHSIAPLTPDSLKTDNTQLNGSNDTIQFNNPFAKKMEFNSEGEQVALGDIDTKCHDNENEEGEYGEELEEEDDDDEDDFEQENIASPVDKINDDPSLNLNSSINLPDLNHNLNELHINTYNLHASNNFLDDPARYLHATDSQKDTPFKCPVIGCNKCYKNQNGLKYHKIHGHKHQKLQNNPDGTITVLDPITNQPLYHNSDFEKDKPYHCEVCGKRYKNLNGLKYHRGHTTH, from the coding sequence ATGAACTCacaatttgaaatttcgCAGGACGTCATTCCTCAcaatatcaatattgatAAGATAAGGAGAGATTCTATAATACACTCTGCTGGCGTCGGTGGTGTTTCGTGGGGCACAAGACGTATAAGTACATGGCTTAGAAATGAATCGGTTTTCCATGCTACATTAAATGAAGCCGTtctaaaaaataatcaacaCAAATCCATCTCACTTAATAAACGTAACAGCTTGATTGATATTAATGGCAATAGGGTTAGTTTGCATGACTACAATGATACAAATttagaatttgaaaaacaGTTTTGTAAAGATTATTCATGTTGTGGATTATCATTGCCAAATTTACATGATTTATTATCGCATTACAAAGAAAATCATATAAATTTAGATGATGAAGCTTACTACAACAAAAATtctcaaaatcaaaaatattcatctCATGATCAGAGTCTATCTTTTAACCAAATCccattaaattattatgatCATACAAATGTCATTGATTCAATATCtacaaatgaaatatttttagatATGGATACAAAGAATGGCGAAGGCCCTCATTCAATTGCTCCTCTAACACCCGATTCTTTAAAAACCGATAATACACAATTAAATGGTTCAAACGATACTATCCAATTTAACAATCCATTTGccaaaaaaatggaatttAATTCAGAAGGCGAACAAGTTGCTTTAGGTGATATAGATACTAAATGCCATGATAATGAGAATGAAGAAGGGGAATATGGGGAAGagttagaagaagaagatgatgatgatgaagatgactTTGAGCAAGAAAATATCGCTTCTCCCGTcgataaaataaatgatgACCCATCACTAAATTTGAACAGTTCAATTAATCTTCCAGATCTCAATCACAACTTAAATGAGCTTCATATCAACACATACAACCTTCACGCCtctaataatttcttaGACGATCCAGCAAGATATTTGCATGCTACTGATTCTCAAAAGGACACTCCATTTAAATGCCCCGTTATCGGTTGTAACAAATGCTATAAGAATCAAAATGGTTTGAAATACCACAAGATTCATGGTCACAAGCACCAAAAACTACAAAATAATCCGGATGGAACTATTACAGTCCTAGATCCAATAACCAATCAACCATTATATCATAACTCGGATTTCGAAAAAGATAAACCATACCATTGTGAAGTTTGTGGCAAGAGATATAAGAACCTAAACGGTTTGAAATATCATAGAGGTCACACCACACATTAG